The genomic stretch TCGTTGAGACCCTTGATGGTGTTCCACACCAGGGCGTCGTCGGAGACCGGGGCGTTGACATCGGCGAGGGCGTCGGCAGCCGTTTTATGCTCAAGGCAGTAGGCGGTGACGCTCTTGTCCCCTTGCTCGATGTTGCGGAACTTCTGGCCTAGGTAGCCCGCGCGCGCCTGCTGGTTGTCGCGGAAGAGGGCGGTGATGGCGTCGAGGACGGCGAAGGCCGTGCTGCCCGCGGCCATGACCATGTCGGCGATGTCCGGCGTGATGGAGCCGTACAACCAACGCATGACGGTGGAGTCCATCCGCTGCCACTCCTCGTCGACCGGAGGAGTAGCGGTGGAGAGGTGATGAGCGAGGGCGTATTGGGTGACGGCGATCTGGAGGAAATTCCGCCACTTGGTGAAGTTGGGGATGAGGCTGGACGCCGGCGTCggacatggcggcggcgagggtggtGGAGAGGTGTCGCGGCGCACAgcccgggggcggcggcggtagTGGAGGTGGATAGGCGCGGAAGATCGTTTGGCTGATACCATGAAAGAGGAAATAGAGAGAGAATGATTGCCCACACAATCGTGGCTTTCCTGTCATCTCATATATATAGGCAATGTACAAGATATACATGGAAAGAATCAATGCTAATCCTCTACCATAATAGCCCGATTATATGCAATATCTCGAGCACTAAATATAGAAGAGGATAATAGAATATGCCAAGAGCATAATAGAATATGCCAACCGAATATATGATTCGGTTTGCCTAACACTTATGACATCCACACATATAAGAGAAGCTAATAAACCAAGAAACAATGAAAGTTCATAACATGTAACAACTATGAGACCTGCGATGGCATGCCCTTACTTGCATGACCTTTCTGAATCTGGAAACAAAATAACTATAGATCGGTGtcattgcaaaataaatatttttttaatttctcTGCAAAACATGGGATTTCATGTTCTTGCTCGCAGCACATTTCTgaatctgtagaaaaatcagctACACATGGGCATCTGTAGATTCTGTACTACTACTAACTCACTCGCAACTTGATTTCTAACTTTCATTCACTACGAAATCACATATCGATTGAATGCATGTAAAGTACAAACAACATGGTTGCACACGCAATGAGGCAGTAATTCATAGATTTGTACCGGCACTTACGAACAAATGAAAGAATATTTGAtagtcactacaggaatggacacatgcgccgacggccagctgccctcggcgtagtcaCGTCTGGCCCTCGGTGTAGGCTACACCAACGGCATCCCTCGGCGTATGACGTCGGcgtttaggtccctcggcatagacaatattaccatcggcgtagcccggccctgggtgtagcacgctacgccgacggcaaaaccgtcggtatacaaattttacaaattcgaattttcttttttccaaaaacaattcaaaaaaaaattcgaaaaaaatactTTTTTATATGCCGACTAGTGttttaaaaatttcaaatttaattttttttcaccattttttcttgtttatctttcacccatacacttttaactctaagtacacttaatcttaggtcaaattacaatcatagtTAAACTTCCCAATCGGTCAccgatcctcacactactccaacttcagcacgcttaacttctcggttccattcggatgagcttcccttaaagaattgacaccttgctgataataatagcatatcaaccctattaacccttggaccgtgatgtcacaactcattatttttgaattccaaataattacttaagtaaacaataatgaatatataagtaacaatgattaataatattaattcaaataacaataaaatgattttattttttggttttttttctatttaatatggaataattaatatctttaaatcgaaaaatcgaaattccacaaataatatgtctaaatcgatcagaaaaatgagaggaatctaaatatagcatccatatcatcatttgaatctaaaaattagaggaatccaaatatgacgtccagtttgccatctggccaaaacgcccccctcgggagatgcgaaatggccgtaccgagcgcgctggtgcactgttcgccaacacgctaaacggaaaaaattagcacataaagtgatgtgctaTAGACCTAACTACATTTTTcgtggaatttattgagcgacagaaagtgtacccctatttcaaatccggtcagtttccagcggattcggcgggacacagcaggaagccgcagggattcccagatagctagcgcgcgcatatggcatgtgatatgtggttcggaggcggtgtcctaccactacgcggaggtctcgcgcaatactaacatacgccccatgtagctacttcacaaaaaaaactcgttttggcaccccgtaaataaaaaaccatcgcccattggtcggattggaaatccgctctcggggccatgccttccttcccagggaccacgcacgtgcaaaatatggcctcgttccgacaaactatgcggtgtcacaggtcgtttcctactcatttgctctaaaatccatagaactccggacgtgatcgccgtgtttgtgaagggtttttcaaaaataattgccgtattctaattccgacttttggagtggttaccaggacacataaaatgatgccatgcggctccaacggattttctgacttcgtttaaattgtcatttggccaaaacggacccccacggagatgcggtatggccgtaccgggcgcgctggtgcacctgtTCACCATCccgctaaacggaaaacatttagcacataaaatgatgtatcatagacataaaaacatttttcccggaatttattgagcgatgaaaagtgtacccctagttcaaatccggtcagttttcagcggattcggcgggacaccgcaggaagccgcatggattcccagatagctagcgggcACATATggtatgtgatatgtggtgcgaaggcggtgtcctaccactacgtggaggtctcgcgcaatactaaaataagCCCCATGTAgctgtttcacaaaaaaaaaacgttttggcaccccgaaaatgaaaaaaccatcgcccatgggtcggattggaaatccgcttccgggaccttgcttcccatcccagggaccacgcacgtgccaaatatggcctcgttccgacaaattatgcggtgtcacgggcgtttcctactcatttcccctaaaagccataaaactccggacttgatagtcCTGTTTGTgatgggttttccaaaataactgccgtatcccaattccgtcttttggagtggttactaggacacataaaatgatgccatgcggcttcgcgggattttctgacttcgtttaaattgccatctggccaaaacgggaacccgaggacatataagaaagtgtttaaattgttactatgttaacatggtactatacatgattcaaatatgcatgattttgatataaacggatagaggatgtttttctgaacattttgataccttatacacatttttctgacatcatataaattagttatgatttttacaaaattagacaaatttgaaaaatagtctacgccgagggtggccgtcggcgtagccctgtctacgcctagggccaaatatATGCCGAGAGCTGCTTtcggcgtagacttcgctacgccgacggcaacgatacgccgagggtcagacggctggctggccgtgccgggccatacgccgacggccccgacagttggccgtcggcgtacgccacggccgtcgccattcctgtagtgagtaGTTAAGAAACTATATATAGAGCACTTGTGATCTAGCAAATTCAGGATTCAGCTAGCGCAATGCCCTATGATGCAACTTGTGTGTTTTGGACCGCCTCCGCTATATATAGGTGACTTTCTGAGCCTGTCTTATTCCCAAGCCATTTCGAGATTACAGGTAAAATCTGCGCGCCTCTCGGAAATTACTTCCCGTGGATGTTTCACAGTGCCTGCGTCGGCAGAGTCATGTGATATAGGCCATTCTGTAGTAGTGCAAGTACCTTCGTCCTCATCTGAAGCTTCATTTGAATTATTATTTGCGTGCCTAACTAGTCTTAAGGAAGGCTTCAGCATGTATTGTGTCATAAAATAAAACTTGCGACGTTCCACACATCCTAAAGGTATATTTGTCTTGCTCAGCCCTAACATATAATACATGCCCAGTACAATTGTTGGACTTAAATACACCTCGGGCGATCAGTGCGTTTGATTCCATATTCTCGCCCACACAATTAATAAACACATTCCCAGTACTGCATATAGTGCTTTCAGTACAACAGCTTATGATATGCAGTCCCCTCTTGCCAACAACCAACCCCACGGTGGCACGGTGCGCTCCCCCTCCTCTCTAATCCTTTGCACCATACATCATATCTCATACGTATAATAGTATAAAACTACAGCAAAATCCTGCAGCTAAAGACGACATTCCTCTAAACCATGTGCATCGATAATGTATATTTCTTGTACTATATCATTTGCATGACTACTCAACAGACTAGTTAGCTTAACTAGATCACTCGCAGACAATTCCTCAGTACACTTGTAGTTGTTAGACTCACTGACCAGACTTGTCTAGGAGAGCGCAACCAGCTCACGAGCAAGACAAGCACAGTTCAGCGAGACATGCATACAATCGGCACATACATCCGCCGCAGCTTACACACGTTGAGCGATCTGCAGTCCTGCGCCATATCCTATAACTTCTGCTTTCCAGCGATGTGTAAGTATGACGCACTTCCAGCTAGCAAGGCAGTAGTAGATGCAGTTGCACCATTGCAGAAAGCTTCTATAATACCGTGTGCACTCTGGCACTGGCCTGATGAGGCAAGCAGACAGTTGCTGCATTGCCAAGCAGATCGATGCATGTTCTTCAATTCCTGTGTAAATGTCACCGTTGACATCTAGCTAACTACCTGACTCCCCCCGTGTGTTGCTCAGAGCATGGTACGTCCTGCTTTTTGGTAGCTGGATGTGACCACTGTCACGTAGCTAAATGCTCTGCAGCTAGTTCATTGGGAAACTATGCCTTCTCTTGCATAGGAGAAGTTAAAGCAACAAATGCATGGGCTTTTGGCGTCCGTATTCAAGGTAGTGCAAGGATGGGAACAAATCAAGCGTAGATCAGCACGGTTGAAGCTACTCGGTGATGAGCAGGTTAGtacaaaagacaaaagtgttataAGTGTATTCGGGTATGTTATGGTTGGGAGAAATATTAGGAAGGAAACAAAGAGTTGCatagagaagagagaagggaATATCTGTACTGTGAAGAATGGAATCCAAGTAGTCCTGCTAACTAGCTGCAGGCATCATAGATTAAATCTGCATCCTTGAGCGTCTTCTGCTGGAACCACATGCACATGCATGTGATTTAATTGTAGTTCCACTGCTGGAATGTGTCAGTGAGAGCTTAATTTTTGTGTAGGGAGGGGAAGATGACATCTTCTCCCCTCTTCCCATGCAGTCAAGTCAGTTTGTGTCTGTACGTTGTGATCCTAGTTATATCTCCCATAGATGCAACCTCATTACCATGACATGTAATCACAAGTACATTACGAAGTAGTTTACATTTACCTTTTTTTTCCATAGACATGCATGTGAACGAACGCAACAGCAAATTAATAGGCTAAGGCTTATGCACTAACATTATATTACAAAGTAGTTCACATTTACTTTTTCCCAGTTTACTCACCGCATCTTAGTTAAGATGAAGACAAAAGTACGTTTACGTACGACAATCCGGTTTTCACAGCAGGTTTGCAGTATATTTGTCATATGAAATTCAATTAGTATACCACATGTATACATGCCAATAATTTCATGTTGATCCCAAAGCAAAATGTAGTAAGTTGTGATGAATTAAGTTCAAAAGAATGTTGGATTTTTCTTGTCCTTTCAATAAAACATCAAAAGGATAGAAAGGGCAAGCGATGAAATGCAACTTTCAACCCGTGTATGACATATTGTCCGGTATTTGCATAATGTTTCGAGAACTGATAAATTCTGTCTGTTCAAAGAACAAGAGATAAGTATTGCCTTAAGTATGAAAGATCGCATTGAGTTCTGCTCCTCTATGCGAGGTAAGCTCTTGATTATAAGTAGAAAATCTTCTTTACAAAATATGACAAATCACCTGAAACAATGTTATCTCTCGAGTACATTTTTAGAAATTTCCAAACAGAATTGAGTTTGCCCAAAGAAATTGAATCCACCGATCGAAATAATAACTAAAAAATGCACATAGCTGAAGGCAACATTTCTACCTAAGAAAACAAGTAAATACAAAGCACTTGTACTCTTGCTGAGATAAACCGTGTAGACAGAATCACAGGACCAAGTTTTCTGGGGCTTCTCAAAGCCTAAGCTCAAGATCTAGTTCATCAGCTGGAGAGCTGGGACAAAGTTTAAGTACCTTGGCATGGTGATCACGATCATCATGATCGTCTATTTGCAGATGCTTACTAGATGAAGAACACAGAAACAACTGGGTTACCTCCACATCAGTTCTCCTTCTCTTGCGACTTAAATGATCAGCCTTTCCATCATCATCTTCGCTATCATCCTCAAAGTTACTTCGCGTGCGGCAGCCCAAAAGACTCAGCTTCAATTCACCACTCCGAACACGCAATTCTTGCTCAGAGCGTATCCACGATACCTGGTTTAGATGATCCCGTGGAAGCTGGGAAGGACGAAGAAACATCTCCTTCGCACCATATTCTTGAGTAGCCGATGGCGATGCGAGTGGGGAAGCCAAAACTTGCTTGCCCCAGACGGTCCTTGCTGTGCCAATATCCACTAAAGATCTCGATGGAACCGAAAGAACACTCCGTATTGAATTAGGGTTACCGTCAGCGCTAGGAGTAGTAGGTTTTGGGCCGTGCGCATGCTGCTGGGGAGCGCCAATTTTAGGTGGGCATGGCTGGATCATATAGCCTTGATGCAGTGGCATGCCCTGGTCGCTGCCACCGTCCTCCATCATCCCCGAGAGCTTGAGCCTTGCACGGTCCCTCCGGTGGACGTTCATGTGGCCACCGAGCGCCTGCGCCGACCGGAACTCTCGGGCGCAGAAACTGCACGAATAAGATCTCGGTGGCCAGATGCAACCCCCGAGATTTCCTGCGGAATCCTCCGCGAAAGCGCGTTCCTCCCACGACTCGTAGTAGGAGGCCGagctgccaccgccgccgccgacggtgacGTGTGGCGTGCTGAAGACAGCAGGCGCCGTCTGATCTGCACCCAGCTTCCTCCTTGATATCATCCAGTACTTTGATGGATCCATGAGATGATGCTAGACTCTTGAGTCTTGACTGTAAGTGCTTTGGGATATCAAAAAGGTGTGGAAAGTGCTCGATGGAGAGGTGAGAAAGCGGAATGGAAGATGAAGCAGGAGAAGACTAGCTACATATGTACCAGGAATATAGCGATGTCAAGAAGCAGGAGGGTGGAGGATGAAGGCTCAAGCTGCAAAGGAGGTCCGGAGGTGATGAAGTTGCTTGATTTGCTTGTCTTTATGGATGAAAATGAGTCCTCTTTTGCTTGTCTGTAGTACCCTGGGGGGGCCGGCCCTATCTTTTCTACACACCAGTTCGTCACAGGGAGTGTGACTGTTTTCTGGTGGAGCAAAGAAGTGGCACAATATTCAAATCTTTAGTCACCCTGTTACTTTGTTAGCTAGTGCAACTAGTTACATAGATTGAACGATAATTGACCTTAGTCCCGCAGTGCAATCAAGGGGTGGTGTCTCTCTATCTAGTTTTCTGATGGTGATACTTGACAGGTTATCTAATAAGTGCAAGCAAAGTTAATTCAGGTAAATTAAAATCACTACTACAAACATGAACTGTATTCGGCCATGGAAGACGGTTCTAAAAATAGGTTGTGTGTATGAACTGACGCAGCGGAGGTCAAAGGTGTGATTCCCATTCTTGGCAAACCTAGTAGGGTAACTATGGCAACTATGAGGGCAACATCTAAAAGTGTCTAGAAATATATTCGTGGCCCCGTAGATACTTATATGCATTTAGAGTTAGTGTTACTCTATATATAACCACAAATATTGCTAAGCATTTGTTTGTCAAAGAGACAATTCAGAAATATAAATTAGACTTCATAGTTTTGTTGGAGACTGGGATATCTAGCTAATTTTTCGATTCCTTTTTTGAACCAACTAGCTGCGAGATATAATTTTtcttggttttgtttaccaccaCATGGTCGCTCGGGGGTATTCTAGTTGGAATAAACTCCGATACGCTACAAGTGTTAAAGGTAAGCACGGGAGATTTCTGTGTTAAGCTTCATATTAACAGTAAGAGGGATGGATCTGAATGGATTCTGGTGCCGGTATATGGGGCTGCTCAAGACTTGCACAAAGCAGAATTTTTGTCAGAATTAGTGAGAACTTGTGAAtctgaaacattacctatgttggtaggaaGTGATTTCAATATTATACGCAGGAGGGAggagaaaaataatgataatttcaaagcgcGTTGGCCATTTATGTTTAATGCAATCATTGAGCATTTAAACTTGCGTGAAATTACTCTAACCGGGAGACAATTTACATGGGCAAGTAGGAGAGAAGAACCTACATATGAGAAGCTAGATAGAGTACTAGCATCAATCtcgtgggaacaaaaatttccattTGTGACTGTAAGAGCTTTAACTAGAGCTGATTCTGATCGTACTCCAATACTTATTGATTCAGGGGTGAAAGCACATCTGGGTAACCAAGctaaattctcttttgagctaCATTGGTTGCAACAGGAGGGTTTTTTTTTACATGATAGTAAAGAAGTGGAAATCAGTTGTAGGTGGAGCTAGTCCAATAGAGGTTTGGTTGAATAAGTTAAGACATACAAGAAGATTCCTTAAGGGATGGGAAAAAAATCAAAATGGAaagtataaaaaagaaaaaaagagactgTTAAATATCATTGATCATCTTGATTTTAAAGCGGAAACAAATCTATTGAATACAAATGAAAGGGAGGAATTAAAAAAGGCTATTCTAAATAAATTAAGAAGAAAAGAGGTGTCTAAAGGGGTCCAAAGAGCGAAAGTTAAGCATATTCAAGAAGGGGAGAATAATACGAGGTATTGCCACTTAATAGTGAATGGTAAACACCGAAAAAAGAAATTTTTCCAACTAGAGCAACACGAGggaactattgttggggaagataatttGAAGGTTTATATTACTGAATTATATAAGAAATTGTTTGGGGCACCGTCACCAACCAATATTTCTTTAGTTGAAGAGGAGATCCATGATATTACACAAATTTTATCAATAGAGAATGAGATCTTGACGGCCCCTTTTACGGAAGAGGAGGTTTTTGAGGCAATTTCTCAAATGGAGTTGAATAAAGCTCCTGGACCAGATGGCTTTCCAACTGAGTTCTATCAAAAAATTTGGGAAGTAATAAATGATGATCTGATGGCTTTGCTTTCAAAGTTTAGCAAAGGGGATTTGCCCCTTTACAAACTAAATTTTGATGTTATCACATTACTACCCAAGAAAGAGAATGCGGTCCAAATACAACAATGtagacctatttgtttgataaatGTATGTTTTAAGATATTCACTAAAGTTGGTACGAATCGCAtctcggggattgccccaagagttataaagccaactcaatcagcctttatgccagtagaaatattttggaaggggtagtcatacttcatgaaacaatccatgagttacatactaagaaaatggatggggtgtTATTTAAAAGCGACTTCGAGAAAGCATACGATAAGGTGAAATGGCCTTTTTTACAATAAACATTGCGAATGAAGGATTTTGCTCCAGAATGGGGTAGATTAGTGCAACAGTTTGTTCAAGGAGGTAGTGTTGGGGTGaaggtgaatgatgatattggtcattatttccagacaaaaaaatGTCTAAGGCAAGGGGACCCTCTGTCTCTAATGTTTTTTAATATTGTTATTGATATGCTTTCCATCTTAATTGAACGAGCAAAAGAGGATGGTCAAGTCGGAGGGTTAATTACACATTTAGTTGAGGGACTCTCCATACTACAGTATGCTAATGATACTATCctttttggaacatgacctcaacaaagcagttaatatgaaattaattgtatgcctctttgaagagttatcagggcttaagattaactttcataaaagtgagatttttttgttttggaaggtacaggaggaggaggaccagtataagcagatctttggatgtgatgctggacaactcccctttagatacttgggtattccaatccattacaCACAAAAAAAACTCAGGAATTcggattggtatccggtagaaacacggtttgagagtaaattaggatgctggaaagaGAAGTTACTATTCTATGGTGACAGGTTAGTCCTtattaattcagtattaactagcttaccaatgtttatgttatctttcctacaaatacctgttggggtaagtaaacgtttggacttctatagatcaaGGTTCATTTGGCAGTccgacgaaaacaaaagaaaataccggcttacaaaaTAGAACATTGTTtgtcgacccaaagatcaagggggcttaggtattgaggtcctcgaaatcaaaaacagatgcttattgagtaaatggctctttaaacttcttaatgaagatGGTGTGTGGAAAGAATTGGtacataataaatacctaagacagaaGACGTTATCGGAGGTCAAGCTAGGCCT from Lolium rigidum isolate FL_2022 chromosome 4, APGP_CSIRO_Lrig_0.1, whole genome shotgun sequence encodes the following:
- the LOC124707988 gene encoding zinc finger protein 10-like, producing MDPSKYWMISRRKLGADQTAPAVFSTPHVTVGGGGGSSASYYESWEERAFAEDSAGNLGGCIWPPRSYSCSFCAREFRSAQALGGHMNVHRRDRARLKLSGMMEDGGSDQGMPLHQGYMIQPCPPKIGAPQQHAHGPKPTTPSADGNPNSIRSVLSVPSRSLVDIGTARTVWGKQVLASPLASPSATQEYGAKEMFLRPSQLPRDHLNQVSWIRSEQELRVRSGELKLSLLGCRTRSNFEDDSEDDDGKADHLSRKRRRTDVEVTQLFLCSSSSKHLQIDDHDDRDHHAKVLKLCPSSPADELDLELRL